From the genome of Burkholderia cepacia ATCC 25416:
ATTCGCCCGCAGGCTTGCATTCGTGCGTCGTGACGCACGGCTCGCTGCTGCGCGCGCGAATGGAACGTTCCGATCCGTTCGACAGGTGGATTCACATGGTTTCGTTCAAACGCGCGCTCGCCGCGCATGGCGCGACGTCGCTCTTCGTGCTGCTGTGGAGCAGCGGCGCGATCTTCGCCGAACTCGGTCTGCGTCACGCATCCGCGTTCGTCTTTCTCACCGCACGTTTCGCCCTTGCATCGCTCGTGCTGCTCGGGCTCGCCTTCGTGCGCAAACGCTGGCTGCCGCCGCGCGGCGAACGGCGCATGGCCGCGTTGACCGGCTTGCTGATGATGGGCGGCTATTCGATCTTCTACCTGCTCGCGCTCGAACGCGGGATCGCGCCGGGTGTGCTCGCCACGATCCTCGGCGTGCAGCCGATCCTCACGCTCGCGCTCGTCGAGCGACGCTGGCAGCCCATGCGCATCGCGGGACTCGCGCTGTCGCTCGCCGGCCTCGCGCTCGTCGTGTGCCGCGGCGTGGGCGACGGCGGCCTGTCGCTCGCGGGCATCGCGTGCGCGCTCACCGCGCTCGTCGCGCTGACCGCCGGCTCGCTGCTGCAAAAGCGCGTACGGGCGGCGCCTGCCGACGTGCTGCCGTTGCAGAATGCGATCGGCCTCGCGCTGTGCGTGGCGATCGTGCCGTTCCGGCCGGTGTCGTTCGACATGAGCTGGGCGTTCGTGATCCCGCTGCTGTGGCTCGGCATCGTGATCTCGGTGATCGCGCAACTGCTGTTCTACCGGTTGATGCAGCGCGGCGATCTCGTCAACGTGACGAGCCTGTTCTATCTCGTGCCCGTCGTCACCACGCTGATGGATGCCGTGTGGCTCGGCAACCGGCCCGAGCCGCTCGCGCTCGCCGGCATGGGCGCGATCATCGCGGGGCTTGCGCTCGTATTCCGCGCGCCGGCCGCCCGCGTGCGGCCCGACCGCGCAT
Proteins encoded in this window:
- a CDS encoding DMT family transporter; translated protein: MVSFKRALAAHGATSLFVLLWSSGAIFAELGLRHASAFVFLTARFALASLVLLGLAFVRKRWLPPRGERRMAALTGLLMMGGYSIFYLLALERGIAPGVLATILGVQPILTLALVERRWQPMRIAGLALSLAGLALVVCRGVGDGGLSLAGIACALTALVALTAGSLLQKRVRAAPADVLPLQNAIGLALCVAIVPFRPVSFDMSWAFVIPLLWLGIVISVIAQLLFYRLMQRGDLVNVTSLFYLVPVVTTLMDAVWLGNRPEPLALAGMGAIIAGLALVFRAPAARVRPDRA